The following coding sequences are from one Alkalibaculum bacchi window:
- a CDS encoding metal-dependent hydrolase: MQYKTHVTISLAVALPIMASTNTLSIGSVAALSLGALFPDIDEPYSWIGCRTRGISDLLNVFFGHRGITHSLLGLLLTFLTLVLMVSIINFNAVTAIFFVFGYALHLIQDSFSKSGIKWLSPLSDTKFQSGKGVFYYTTGSIVENFILFVTVVCLLIEIRLLDLSMFQAPNLNILQMLGNLITKFMALF, from the coding sequence ATGCAGTATAAAACTCATGTGACAATATCGTTAGCTGTTGCATTACCAATTATGGCATCTACCAATACTCTTTCCATTGGCAGTGTTGCAGCTCTTAGCTTAGGAGCATTATTTCCAGATATAGATGAGCCTTATTCTTGGATAGGTTGTAGAACCAGGGGGATATCGGATCTTCTAAATGTTTTTTTTGGACACCGTGGAATAACTCATTCTTTATTAGGTTTGCTCTTAACATTCTTAACCTTGGTTTTAATGGTTAGTATAATTAATTTTAATGCTGTTACAGCTATTTTCTTTGTTTTTGGTTATGCTTTGCATTTAATACAAGATAGCTTTAGTAAATCTGGGATTAAGTGGCTTTCGCCTTTATCTGATACTAAATTTCAATCAGGCAAAGGAGTATTCTACTATACAACAGGTAGTATAGTAGAAAATTTTATATTATTTGTAACAGTAGTATGTTTATTGATTGAAATCCGATTATTAGATCTTAGTATGTTTCAAGCACCTAATTTAAATATTCTACAAATGCTAGGGAACTTAATTACAAAGTTTATGGCATTATTTTAG
- a CDS encoding YodL domain-containing protein translates to MANKKYSRKTSEERLAEIKELSMLAVEQMEKYQNSPKELLEYAEFMSRFYNYSLNNQQLIQNQFDGAIAVASYKDWKEKGYSVTKGEKGIKILTYTPVTLFKDKEGNEKSITEATEEEKELIKNKILTSRKIPCFKVGHVFDVSQTNARLEDLPKIFPNRQYDFKIEGENNIEYLKKGIKAVSCELNIDIRDMKESRFGFSELGAAKGAFIQSINSSEKEIVLNSRNTETQNIATAIHELAHARLHNNSLDNAANSKPTKEFQAELTSFIVCKHYGMDTSEKAIPYISQWTKNGIKLEEKQKAMEEVHRTCKEFISTIDNIIQKEQERDQNMEKTKTIDMTEKKLSIYQLKPGENNRDRRWISYDQLLRQGENPEIENYKNIGNYHLYCSESNHSQILEEIYTTFNIDKPSDFNGHSLSVSDIIVIEDNGKVTASYVDDIGFVNCPEFKKQHQEIVKNLKQDKDKGKEIDNPDKTEAKKKAQMMYKNRMFER, encoded by the coding sequence TTGGCAAATAAAAAATATTCTCGTAAAACAAGTGAAGAAAGGTTAGCAGAAATTAAAGAATTGTCGATGTTAGCTGTGGAACAGATGGAAAAATATCAGAATTCTCCTAAAGAATTGTTAGAGTATGCAGAGTTTATGTCAAGGTTTTATAATTATTCTCTTAATAACCAACAATTAATTCAGAATCAGTTTGATGGAGCTATTGCTGTTGCAAGTTATAAAGACTGGAAAGAAAAAGGTTATTCTGTGACTAAAGGAGAAAAAGGCATTAAAATATTAACCTATACTCCTGTAACTTTATTTAAGGATAAAGAAGGTAATGAGAAAAGCATAACAGAAGCTACAGAAGAAGAAAAAGAATTGATAAAAAATAAGATACTAACAAGTCGCAAAATACCTTGCTTTAAAGTTGGTCATGTATTTGATGTTTCTCAAACAAATGCCCGATTAGAAGATCTCCCAAAGATATTTCCTAATAGACAATATGATTTTAAAATAGAAGGAGAAAATAATATAGAGTATTTGAAGAAGGGTATTAAGGCTGTTTCATGCGAACTCAATATTGATATAAGGGATATGAAAGAGTCTAGATTTGGATTTAGTGAATTAGGAGCAGCAAAGGGTGCATTTATACAAAGTATTAATTCAAGTGAAAAAGAAATTGTTCTAAATTCCAGAAATACAGAAACTCAAAACATAGCAACAGCTATTCATGAGTTGGCTCATGCAAGACTTCATAATAATTCTTTAGATAATGCTGCAAATTCTAAACCTACCAAAGAGTTTCAAGCAGAATTAACATCTTTCATCGTTTGCAAACACTATGGAATGGATACTTCTGAAAAAGCAATTCCTTATATATCTCAATGGACTAAAAATGGAATAAAATTGGAAGAAAAACAGAAAGCTATGGAAGAAGTACATCGAACCTGCAAAGAATTTATATCTACTATAGATAATATTATTCAAAAAGAGCAAGAAAGAGATCAAAATATGGAGAAAACTAAAACTATAGATATGACTGAAAAAAAATTATCTATTTATCAGCTAAAGCCAGGAGAAAATAATAGAGATCGAAGATGGATAAGTTATGATCAACTGTTAAGGCAAGGAGAAAACCCTGAAATCGAGAATTATAAAAACATAGGTAATTATCACCTATATTGCTCTGAATCGAATCATTCTCAAATATTAGAAGAGATATATACAACATTTAATATTGATAAGCCATCTGACTTTAATGGTCACTCTTTATCTGTAAGTGATATTATTGTTATTGAAGATAATGGAAAAGTTACTGCTAGTTATGTTGATGATATCGGATTTGTGAACTGCCCAGAATTCAAAAAACAACATCAAGAAATTGTTAAAAATTTAAAGCAAGACAAAGATAAAGGCAAAGAAATAGATAATCCTGATAAAACTGAAGCTAAGAAAAAAGCTCAAATGATGTATAAAAATCGAATGTTCGAAAGGTAA
- a CDS encoding DUF5511 family protein — protein MENVEQYSSGNLFMIEEIDAENNVLCIANYILDKKAKVSVTDEQIEFYAITFDETIKRNMFLFVEYDEKRGVIIGK, from the coding sequence ATGGAAAATGTAGAACAATATTCTAGTGGTAATTTATTTATGATTGAGGAAATAGATGCTGAAAATAATGTGTTATGTATAGCTAATTATATACTCGATAAAAAGGCTAAAGTTAGTGTTACAGATGAACAAATAGAATTTTATGCAATTACATTTGATGAAACAATTAAAAGAAATATGTTTCTTTTTGTAGAATATGATGAAAAGAGAGGTGTTATCATTGGCAAATAA
- a CDS encoding DUF5513 family protein, whose translation MITIDCLIPKHDYSEDDCYLIFYHNEKPTVTREIKAEWFDLNYGEKVLWLLIREYIDKQTGKTRYRNIKYKNIDKNVKVVRKKGRKDF comes from the coding sequence ATGATAACAATTGATTGCTTGATTCCTAAACATGATTACTCTGAAGATGACTGTTATTTAATTTTTTACCATAACGAAAAGCCTACTGTGACAAGGGAAATTAAAGCGGAATGGTTTGATCTTAATTATGGAGAAAAGGTTTTATGGCTACTTATACGAGAATACATAGATAAACAAACAGGTAAGACTAGATACAGAAATATTAAATATAAAAACATAGATAAAAATGTTAAAGTTGTACGTAAAAAAGGAAGAAAGGATTTTTAG
- the mobP2 gene encoding MobP2 family relaxase, giving the protein MGSPSVILTSQFTVPTAKSFTKYVSYMTRKDALLEKEESLSNEEQQELKRIENTLETFKVEKGKSYRTLNNKKDLTTKEQEANNILKEKDSFSDVSDYEKYIRYMTRQYALEKKNKLTVEEQKVLKVVKKKLSDIVKEEVKEEVKEQDVKLGVFSINKEIMTVEDIKDANKIISNAEKNGSVFYQDVISFDREFLEKEGIYNSKTNELDEEKIQYASRQMMKQMFKDENIENGYWFASIHRNTKHIHIHYGTVEYYNTRPLRIIETEDGEEYLAPKGKRKQSTIDNMKSTFANALIDRTSELSRISELRNTLVQDIKETYSRDKKAIQQTTLFNEIYNELPSNKKYWQYGSKKISDNTREKIDRLTDLLMNDNEDYKEYIRNIKEEDKYRKELFGDSKRDEKNYANNKVDEIHKRLGNSLLKEMKNKDNNVKRNRSIYRHGTGGEEKRLQQYETFNKPIIKRKDIYRIKCALSDDYDKYRAERDYEYIQQKIAWEQQKNEL; this is encoded by the coding sequence ATGGGGAGTCCTAGCGTTATTCTAACTTCACAATTCACAGTTCCAACAGCTAAAAGTTTTACGAAGTATGTAAGCTATATGACTAGAAAGGATGCTTTATTAGAAAAAGAAGAGAGTTTATCTAATGAAGAGCAACAAGAATTAAAAAGAATTGAGAATACATTAGAAACATTTAAAGTTGAAAAAGGAAAATCATATAGAACATTAAATAATAAAAAAGATTTAACTACAAAAGAACAAGAAGCAAATAATATTTTGAAAGAAAAAGACTCTTTTTCAGATGTATCAGATTATGAAAAGTACATACGATATATGACTAGGCAATATGCGTTAGAAAAAAAAAATAAATTAACAGTTGAAGAACAAAAGGTATTAAAAGTAGTTAAAAAAAAATTGTCTGATATCGTTAAAGAAGAAGTAAAAGAAGAAGTAAAAGAACAGGATGTTAAATTGGGAGTATTTTCTATTAATAAAGAAATTATGACTGTAGAAGATATTAAAGATGCTAATAAAATTATCAGTAATGCAGAAAAAAATGGTTCTGTTTTTTATCAAGATGTTATTTCTTTTGATAGAGAGTTTTTAGAAAAGGAGGGTATATATAATTCTAAAACAAATGAGTTAGATGAAGAAAAGATACAATATGCAAGTAGACAAATGATGAAACAAATGTTTAAGGATGAAAATATAGAAAATGGTTATTGGTTTGCATCTATACATAGAAATACAAAACATATTCATATTCATTATGGTACAGTAGAATATTATAATACTAGACCCCTAAGAATAATAGAGACAGAAGATGGAGAAGAATACCTTGCTCCAAAAGGAAAGAGAAAGCAAAGCACAATTGATAATATGAAAAGTACATTTGCTAATGCACTTATTGATCGTACTTCAGAGCTTTCTAGAATTTCTGAATTAAGAAATACATTAGTCCAAGATATAAAGGAAACTTATAGTAGAGATAAAAAAGCAATACAGCAAACAACATTATTCAATGAAATCTATAATGAATTACCTTCTAATAAAAAATATTGGCAATACGGAAGTAAAAAAATATCTGATAATACTAGAGAAAAGATAGACAGGCTTACAGATCTTCTGATGAATGATAATGAAGATTATAAAGAATATATTAGAAATATTAAAGAGGAAGATAAGTACAGAAAAGAATTATTTGGAGATTCTAAGCGAGATGAAAAAAATTATGCTAATAATAAAGTAGACGAGATTCATAAGAGATTGGGTAATTCATTATTAAAAGAGATGAAAAATAAAGATAATAATGTTAAGAGAAATAGGAGTATATATCGGCATGGAACAGGAGGAGAAGAAAAAAGGTTACAACAATATGAAACTTTTAATAAACCAATTATTAAAAGAAAAGATATTTATCGAATTAAGTGTGCATTAAGCGATGATTATGATAAATATAGGGCGGAAAGAGATTATGAGTATATTCAACAAAAAATTGCATGGGAACAACAAAAAAATGAACTTTAA